The nucleotide sequence TACCATCGGCACTGACCAAGTATTTATAAAAATTCCACTTAGGTGCAGTCGTTTTATCCGCTAATTCTTTAAAAATGGGGTGTGCATCACTACCAAAAACATGCACAGGCGACAACATGTTAAACGTGACTCCGTAATTGACGAAACAGATATCTGCAGTGTCTTTTTCGTTATCTTCTTCTTGAAAAAAATCATCTGAAGGAAAACCAATCACCACTAAACCTTGGTCTTTATATGTTTTATGTAATGATTCAAGTGCGGTAAATTGTGGTGTAAAACCACAGTGGCTGGCAGTATTTACAATTAACATCGGCTTTCCGGCTGTTAATTCACAGAGGTCGAGCACATCTTTAGCATGTAGTTTTTTTTCACTGTGCTGCATAAAAGACAAACATGTCTCTGAACCAGTACTCTCAGCTGTATTAGTTATACTAACGTCTGCTTTTACTTCAGTGATCATTGCACTTAATACGAATGTGCTGATCAAGCATAATTTTTTCATGTATTTCCCTTTGAGCACACGCTATGGTGCTAACTATGTCGCTATATTATCGTAATTATCTAAGCAAAGGAATTAACCATAGCGGCGATAATGTTTGGAGCAATGTCGTCAAGCAATAACGCCAAACAGATACACTAAGCCCTTGGTGTTTATACGTTTACGCAATATAAATCGATCACTAAATTACCACTAAATTACCACTAAATTACCACTAAACATTAGCCTATAAGCAGTGTATTTATAAACCTGTGGGCGCTAAAAGAATATCAGTGCTATAAAAAACGGCTTATTAAACTGTTTTCTAAAATTATTATCATAAAGTACTATTTTAAATCATTATTTGATAATGACTAATGTAAACAATTAAATAAACATCATGCTAACTAACCACACCATTTATCACCAAAGTAATGAGAGTAAGCCTAAGAAAAATAAAGCAGAAAATCTGTTACTAGCCTTTATTGAACGATATAGTATCATAGGCATTGTTTACAGCGATTAATGTTGAAAAATAGTGACATAAGTCAAATTCTAATCGCCTTTATTAAGTTATTATCATCCCTTATCGTAATGCAGCTATTAAGTGAACAGCTTTGTCGAATTTAAACACAAAAAACGAAACAACAAAGAGTGCTACTGCTGTGCTATTAAGTGCTCGCGGTTTAACCTGTATTCGTGAAGAACGAGTCCTGTTTGAAGCACTCGATATTAATGTTTCTGCTGGCGATATTGTGCAAATTGAAGGGCCAAATGGCGCAGGAAAAACAAGTCTATTGCGCATTCTTGCTGGCTTATCACAACCTTACGATGGTGCTATTTTTTTTCAAGATAATGCCGTAGCTAAACAACGTGAAACATTTCATCAAGATTTGCTTTATTTAGGCCATTTGCCTGGCGTTAAAGACGAAATGACGGCACAAGAAAACCTTGAGTTTAATCTCGCATTGCATGGTTTAGACAGCCACACCGCTGAAGCGACATTAGCAAAAGTTAACTTGCTCGGTTTTGAAGATGCGCTCGCCTCACATTTAAGTGCCGGACAGCATCGACGCATTGCTCTAGCACGTTTATGGCAAAGCCAAGCTAAAATTTGGATTTTGGATGAGCCTTTTACTGCAATTGATAAACTCGGTGTCGAAAAGCTAGAACAGCTTTTTGTAAAGCATGCCGACAACGGCGGTTGTGTCATATTAACTACGCATCAAGATCTATCATTACCCGCTGAGCGAGTAAAGAAAGTCACTTTAGCTTATCGTTTCTACTAGGGTAATTCATTCATGACACAGCTTTCTTATCGTGCAGCCTTTGCCTTAATTGTTAAAAGAGATTTGATGATCGCTTTTCGCCATCGCGACGATATTATTAATCCCTTATTATTTTTTGTGATTGTTGTCTCGCTTTTTCCATTAGGCGTTGGGCCAGAGAGCACAACATTGTCACGTATCGCCCCCGGAATTATTTGGGTAGCGGCATTATTAGCAACCTTATTGTCATTAGATAGATTATTTAAGTCTGATTACGCTGATGGCTCATTAGAACAAATGCTATTAAGCCCGCATCCTGTATTTATATTAGT is from Colwellia sp. Arc7-635 and encodes:
- the ccmA gene encoding cytochrome c biogenesis heme-transporting ATPase CcmA, whose product is MSNLNTKNETTKSATAVLLSARGLTCIREERVLFEALDINVSAGDIVQIEGPNGAGKTSLLRILAGLSQPYDGAIFFQDNAVAKQRETFHQDLLYLGHLPGVKDEMTAQENLEFNLALHGLDSHTAEATLAKVNLLGFEDALASHLSAGQHRRIALARLWQSQAKIWILDEPFTAIDKLGVEKLEQLFVKHADNGGCVILTTHQDLSLPAERVKKVTLAYRFY
- a CDS encoding glutathione peroxidase, which encodes MKKLCLISTFVLSAMITEVKADVSITNTAESTGSETCLSFMQHSEKKLHAKDVLDLCELTAGKPMLIVNTASHCGFTPQFTALESLHKTYKDQGLVVIGFPSDDFFQEEDNEKDTADICFVNYGVTFNMLSPVHVFGSDAHPIFKELADKTTAPKWNFYKYLVSADGKTIKHFNSRVTPDSDVFVNAVNAIL